Proteins encoded within one genomic window of Kibdelosporangium phytohabitans:
- the atzF gene encoding allophanate hydrolase — protein sequence MSAVERVRAAYRSIAMTDRPEVWITLRDEDEVLAEAAGVRPDLPLSGLVCAVKDNIDVAGLPTTAACPAYAYTPVESATVVRRLTEAGAVVLGKTNMDQFATGLVGTRSPYGAVRNAFRPDRISGGSSSGSAVAVALGIVDFALGTDTAGSGRVPAAVHGVVGLKPTVGLLPNTGVVPAARPYDSVSVFTEDLALAQRVFAVLAGPDSADPGSRDWPATVRLAAGPQPVVAVPTPDGLAPLSPEGRDAFHAGAEVLRAKGAKVSEVDISVFLDAAGLLYDGALVAERYAAVGEFIAAHRGDVDPTVAGIILASGELPAHELAADQARLAAMRSAALEVLAGFDALLLPTTTGHPALADVAADPVGVNSGLGTYTNFVNLLDFAAVAVPAGQADGSPFGLSVITRAFDDQIAIDIAALLTGEPAPEPFAPSVALAVFGAHLRGQPLNHQLTSLGARFDSEIATAPEYRMVALPTEPAKPGVVRSSDGASLRGERWLLPVAGLGRFLAALPMPMSLGRVRLDTGEEVLGFQCDPVTAASGEDITAHGSWPAWLAEG from the coding sequence GTGAGTGCCGTCGAGCGGGTGCGGGCCGCGTACCGCAGCATCGCCATGACCGACCGGCCGGAGGTGTGGATCACGCTGCGCGACGAGGACGAGGTCCTCGCCGAGGCGGCCGGGGTCCGGCCGGACCTGCCGCTGTCCGGGCTGGTCTGCGCGGTCAAGGACAACATCGACGTCGCGGGCCTGCCCACCACCGCGGCCTGCCCGGCGTACGCGTACACGCCCGTGGAAAGCGCCACGGTCGTGCGGCGCCTGACCGAGGCGGGCGCGGTCGTGCTGGGCAAGACGAACATGGACCAGTTCGCCACGGGCCTGGTCGGCACCCGCAGCCCGTACGGCGCCGTGCGCAACGCCTTCCGGCCGGACCGGATCTCCGGTGGCTCCAGTTCCGGCTCGGCTGTCGCCGTCGCGCTCGGGATCGTCGACTTCGCGCTGGGCACGGACACCGCGGGTTCGGGCCGCGTCCCGGCCGCTGTGCACGGCGTCGTCGGTCTCAAGCCCACGGTCGGGCTCCTGCCGAACACGGGTGTCGTCCCGGCGGCCCGACCGTACGACAGTGTCAGCGTCTTCACCGAGGATCTCGCGCTCGCCCAACGGGTTTTCGCGGTACTGGCCGGGCCGGACAGCGCCGATCCCGGCAGCCGCGACTGGCCGGCGACGGTCCGGCTGGCCGCCGGGCCGCAGCCGGTGGTGGCGGTGCCCACGCCGGACGGGCTGGCGCCCTTGTCGCCGGAGGGGCGTGACGCGTTCCACGCGGGCGCCGAAGTCCTGCGCGCCAAGGGAGCAAAGGTGTCCGAAGTGGACATATCGGTGTTCCTGGACGCGGCGGGACTGCTCTACGACGGCGCGCTCGTGGCGGAGCGGTACGCCGCCGTCGGTGAGTTCATCGCGGCACACCGCGGCGACGTCGACCCGACCGTGGCCGGGATCATCCTCGCGTCCGGTGAGCTGCCCGCGCATGAGCTGGCCGCCGACCAGGCGCGGCTGGCGGCGATGCGGTCGGCCGCCCTGGAGGTGCTCGCCGGGTTCGACGCGCTGCTGCTGCCCACCACGACCGGGCATCCCGCGCTCGCCGACGTCGCCGCGGATCCGGTCGGCGTGAACAGCGGGCTCGGCACGTACACGAACTTCGTGAACCTGCTGGACTTCGCCGCGGTCGCGGTCCCGGCGGGCCAGGCGGACGGCAGTCCGTTCGGGCTCAGCGTGATCACCCGTGCCTTCGACGACCAGATCGCGATCGACATCGCCGCACTGCTGACGGGCGAGCCCGCGCCCGAGCCGTTCGCTCCCTCGGTCGCGCTCGCGGTGTTCGGCGCGCACCTGCGTGGTCAGCCGTTGAACCACCAGCTGACCAGCCTGGGCGCCCGGTTCGACAGCGAGATCGCCACCGCGCCGGAGTACCGGATGGTCGCGTTGCCGACCGAACCGGCCAAGCCCGGCGTGGTGCGTTCCAGCGACGGCGCCAGCCTGCGCGGTGAACGATGGCTGCTGCCCGTGGCGGGATTGGGCCGGTTCCTCGCCGCCCTGCCGATGCCGATGTCACTGGGCCGTGTCCGCTTGGACACGGGCGAGGAAGTCCTGGGCTTCCAATGTGACCCGGTCACCGCGGCCTCGGGCGAGGACATCACCGCCCACGGCAGCTGGCCGGCCTGGCTCGCGGAAGGGTGA
- a CDS encoding transposase: MVPGWPYSVIVAVEPGRHSSTAPLDVVRLAPGDDAATVTATQVHDVVDRLTRAGHRRPGDPGILPVADAGYDGPRLAHVLADLPVTELVRMRSGRVLRRPHPRGLTADLRRP; the protein is encoded by the coding sequence ATGGTGCCGGGCTGGCCCTACTCGGTGATCGTCGCCGTGGAACCAGGACGCCACTCATCGACCGCGCCGCTGGACGTGGTCCGGCTCGCCCCGGGTGACGACGCCGCCACGGTGACCGCGACACAGGTCCACGACGTGGTCGACCGGCTGACCCGCGCAGGGCACAGGCGGCCGGGTGATCCGGGCATCCTGCCGGTCGCCGACGCCGGTTACGACGGCCCGCGTCTGGCGCATGTGCTGGCCGACCTGCCAGTCACGGAGCTGGTGCGGATGCGCTCGGGCCGGGTGTTGCGCCGTCCGCACCCGCGCGGCCTCACCGCCGACTTGCGCCGTCCCTGA
- a CDS encoding M23 family metallopeptidase, whose product MVETSRTHGNWAFGSTTVPVASHEHEAPRSSLFVAQNLGRKWRVELEGTPGFVELAGKAPREVVSDSEKELFANNLQSRQQRGALAADTGLGLPWPQGVAWWMGGGPHGNSGNSRPFSSIDFNGGDGRVLSAGPGKVYKSCVRGRSALVKVVHPNGYSTTYYHMYDLTTLADGSNVQTGTYLGHIGNELPCGGSSSGAHVHLSLLRGNTHVSVNNQTIGGWTFYEGSSAYGGYALRNGVRVNVGGRVTNYGGGGTPSLPTGTVNGGDNPSVNIRSGPGLSYDVTGTADTGTVVQISCTARGETVEGVWGATDLWNKLNTGGWISDGFLDTGSSGPVAPACA is encoded by the coding sequence GTGGTCGAGACCAGCCGCACGCATGGCAACTGGGCCTTCGGATCCACCACCGTTCCCGTGGCGTCGCACGAGCACGAGGCGCCGCGGAGCTCGCTGTTCGTCGCCCAGAACCTCGGCCGCAAGTGGCGCGTCGAACTGGAAGGCACGCCCGGTTTCGTCGAGCTGGCCGGGAAAGCCCCGCGCGAAGTGGTCAGCGACAGCGAGAAGGAGCTGTTCGCGAACAACCTCCAGTCCCGCCAGCAGCGCGGTGCGCTGGCAGCCGACACCGGACTCGGACTGCCGTGGCCGCAAGGCGTCGCGTGGTGGATGGGCGGCGGCCCGCACGGCAACAGCGGCAACAGCCGCCCGTTCAGCTCGATCGACTTCAACGGCGGCGACGGCCGCGTGCTGTCGGCCGGCCCGGGCAAGGTGTACAAGAGCTGCGTCCGTGGTCGCAGCGCGCTCGTGAAAGTCGTGCACCCCAACGGCTACAGCACGACCTACTACCACATGTACGACCTGACGACACTCGCCGACGGCTCCAACGTGCAGACCGGCACCTACTTGGGCCACATCGGCAACGAACTGCCCTGCGGCGGCTCGAGTTCAGGTGCGCACGTGCACTTGTCCCTGCTGCGCGGCAACACGCACGTCAGCGTGAACAACCAGACCATCGGCGGCTGGACCTTCTATGAGGGTTCGTCGGCCTACGGCGGTTACGCGCTGCGCAACGGCGTGCGGGTCAACGTGGGCGGGCGTGTCACGAACTACGGCGGCGGTGGAACGCCGTCGCTGCCTACCGGGACGGTGAACGGCGGCGACAACCCGTCGGTCAACATCCGCTCCGGCCCTGGCCTGAGCTACGACGTGACCGGCACCGCCGACACCGGCACCGTGGTCCAGATTTCCTGCACCGCACGTGGTGAGACGGTGGAAGGCGTCTGGGGTGCGACGGACCTGTGGAACAAGCTGAACACCGGCGGGTGGATCAGCGACGGGTTCCTGGACACCGGATCGAGCGGACCGGTCGCCCCGGCCTGCGCCTGA
- a CDS encoding carbohydrate ABC transporter permease has protein sequence MIGLAPRRERKRSTWTSASATAPPATARVLMYAGLIALSILFLAPVVWTMLSSFKTRTELAARPPTLLPESFALDNYTEALSRFDFGVYLTNSTIVTVSATVLTLAINTMAAYALAKYNFRGRNVLFLVTLGTIMIPLQIILIPLHQVVADTGMTNSLLGMIIPPAATPTGVFLLRQYMLTIPDDLIEAARIDGAGELRIFLRLILPLCRPALAVVTIFSVIWRWNDFLWPLVIAQSQSLYTLPVALAQFNSEEVVPFNYILAMSVVSMIPVIIVFLFTQRHIVKGISQTGLK, from the coding sequence GTGATCGGCCTGGCCCCGCGACGGGAGAGGAAACGGTCCACGTGGACCTCCGCGTCCGCCACCGCACCGCCGGCCACGGCGAGAGTCCTGATGTACGCGGGACTGATCGCGTTGTCGATCCTGTTCCTCGCACCCGTGGTGTGGACGATGCTGTCGTCGTTCAAGACGCGCACGGAACTGGCCGCCCGGCCGCCGACGCTGCTGCCCGAGTCGTTCGCACTGGACAACTACACCGAGGCGTTGTCCCGGTTCGACTTCGGCGTGTACCTGACCAACAGCACCATCGTGACCGTCTCGGCGACCGTGCTCACCCTGGCGATCAACACGATGGCGGCGTACGCGCTGGCCAAGTACAACTTCCGTGGCCGCAACGTGCTGTTCCTGGTCACGCTGGGCACGATCATGATCCCGTTGCAGATCATCCTGATCCCGCTGCACCAGGTCGTCGCCGACACCGGGATGACGAACTCGCTGCTGGGGATGATCATCCCGCCCGCGGCGACGCCGACCGGCGTGTTCCTGCTGCGCCAGTACATGCTGACCATCCCGGACGACCTGATCGAGGCCGCCAGGATCGACGGCGCCGGTGAACTGCGGATCTTCCTCCGGCTGATCCTGCCGCTGTGCCGTCCCGCGCTGGCTGTCGTGACGATCTTCTCGGTGATCTGGCGGTGGAACGACTTCCTGTGGCCGCTGGTGATCGCCCAGTCGCAGAGCCTCTACACGCTGCCGGTGGCGCTCGCCCAGTTCAACAGCGAGGAAGTCGTGCCGTTCAACTACATCCTGGCCATGTCGGTGGTGAGCATGATCCCGGTGATCATCGTGTTCCTGTTCACCCAGCGGCACATCGTCAAGGGCATCTCGCAGACGGGGCTGAAATGA
- a CDS encoding carbohydrate ABC transporter permease produces the protein MTRRRQVRPWNQRIAPYLFILPNMLIFGVFIVYPAINGFYVSGFDSSNGRTFTPVGAANYGKLFGDEEFWSAARASLIFVVAFVLISTAAAIGLALLLTQPIRARGFFRAVFFLPVLLSPVVVGLLWSWILERRSGALNSVLGLDIGWLVDGPTALGVTVFVGVWMHVGFYTLIIMAGLQGIDGSYHEAARIDGAGAWQRFKHVTWPLLRPTTLVVVILSMIAGFQAFDFIYTLTGGGPLGATTLMVQYVYEHAFRSPIQYGLAAAGSVVLFCTIFALTMLNFLYGRRRESM, from the coding sequence ATGACCCGGCGGCGCCAGGTCAGGCCGTGGAACCAGCGGATCGCGCCCTACCTGTTCATCCTGCCGAACATGCTGATCTTCGGCGTGTTCATCGTCTACCCGGCCATCAACGGCTTCTACGTCAGCGGTTTCGACAGCTCCAACGGCCGCACGTTCACGCCGGTCGGCGCGGCCAACTACGGGAAGCTGTTCGGCGACGAGGAGTTCTGGTCCGCGGCCCGCGCGTCGCTGATCTTCGTGGTGGCGTTCGTGCTGATCTCCACAGCCGCGGCGATCGGGCTGGCGTTGCTGCTGACCCAGCCCATCCGGGCGCGCGGGTTCTTCCGCGCGGTGTTCTTCCTGCCGGTGCTGCTCTCGCCGGTCGTGGTCGGCCTGCTGTGGAGCTGGATCCTCGAACGCCGGTCCGGTGCGCTGAACTCGGTGCTGGGACTGGACATCGGCTGGCTGGTCGACGGGCCGACCGCGCTCGGGGTGACCGTGTTCGTCGGCGTGTGGATGCACGTCGGCTTCTACACGCTGATCATCATGGCCGGGCTGCAGGGCATCGACGGCTCGTACCACGAAGCGGCGAGGATCGACGGCGCCGGGGCCTGGCAACGCTTCAAGCACGTGACGTGGCCGCTGCTGCGGCCGACGACACTGGTGGTGGTGATCCTGTCGATGATCGCCGGGTTCCAGGCGTTCGACTTCATCTACACGCTCACCGGCGGCGGTCCGCTGGGCGCCACGACGCTGATGGTGCAGTACGTCTACGAGCACGCGTTCCGCTCCCCCATCCAGTACGGGCTGGCGGCGGCCGGGTCGGTCGTGCTGTTCTGCACGATCTTCGCGCTGACCATGCTGAACTTCCTCTACGGCCGACGCAGGGAGTCGATGTGA
- a CDS encoding extracellular solute-binding protein, with product MRRSLGLIIGAALCVLAGCAPGTTDSSGGNGSAPNKLTYVYFTDGPDEQTTRALIKQFEQETGATVELQILPFAELEQQLQGRIASNNAPDVARVHVLPVFEDALLDLKSAGQDIGGQYLDAAQDYIHGDGGALVAVPSDLTMNGPFINVDQFTKAGVAPPSADKPWTWDELVTAARKVQQANGKPFAIAYDKSGHRVSGMFNQFGTNLFGTDGKVDFDPAKARRAVGRFVELTQQGVMSKDFWLESGTKYKGANDIFLTGDAPVYFSGNWQVSQFAKDAKFQWAAAPNPCAARCGGYPGGKFMAAFKQSANPRLAAKFVAFMNSRPAQEKFAKEAKFLPTRKDLVAEGVQYPDRSADMAMFLADVKRTDPGSYASNYSPGFSPTATAVVKELAAAVAGQQSVDDTVAKIRAAAEKNLEVARK from the coding sequence ATGCGAAGAAGCCTGGGATTGATCATCGGCGCGGCGCTGTGCGTACTCGCGGGGTGTGCGCCGGGAACCACTGACAGCAGCGGGGGCAACGGATCCGCGCCCAACAAGCTGACCTATGTGTACTTCACCGACGGTCCGGACGAACAGACGACCCGCGCGCTGATCAAGCAGTTCGAGCAGGAGACGGGCGCGACGGTCGAGCTGCAGATCCTGCCGTTCGCCGAGCTCGAACAGCAGCTGCAGGGGCGCATCGCCAGCAACAACGCGCCGGACGTGGCTCGCGTGCACGTGCTGCCGGTCTTCGAGGACGCGTTGCTCGACCTCAAGAGCGCCGGTCAGGACATCGGCGGCCAGTACCTCGACGCAGCGCAGGACTACATCCACGGTGACGGCGGCGCCTTGGTCGCGGTGCCGAGTGACCTGACGATGAACGGGCCGTTCATCAACGTCGACCAGTTCACCAAGGCCGGTGTCGCTCCCCCGTCCGCCGACAAGCCGTGGACGTGGGACGAGCTGGTCACCGCGGCCAGGAAAGTCCAGCAGGCCAACGGAAAGCCGTTCGCGATCGCGTACGACAAGTCCGGCCACCGGGTGTCCGGCATGTTCAACCAGTTCGGCACGAACCTGTTCGGCACCGACGGCAAGGTCGACTTCGACCCGGCCAAGGCGCGCAGGGCGGTCGGGCGGTTCGTCGAGCTCACCCAGCAGGGCGTGATGTCCAAGGACTTCTGGCTGGAGTCGGGCACCAAGTACAAGGGCGCCAACGACATCTTCCTGACCGGGGACGCGCCGGTGTACTTCAGCGGCAACTGGCAGGTCAGCCAGTTCGCCAAGGACGCGAAGTTCCAGTGGGCGGCCGCGCCGAACCCGTGCGCCGCGCGTTGCGGCGGCTATCCCGGCGGGAAGTTCATGGCCGCGTTCAAGCAGAGCGCGAACCCGCGGCTGGCCGCGAAGTTCGTCGCGTTCATGAACAGCCGCCCGGCGCAGGAGAAGTTCGCCAAGGAGGCGAAGTTCCTGCCGACGCGCAAGGACCTGGTCGCCGAGGGCGTGCAGTACCCGGACCGGTCCGCGGACATGGCGATGTTCCTCGCCGACGTCAAGCGCACCGACCCGGGCAGCTACGCCAGCAACTACAGCCCCGGCTTCAGCCCGACGGCGACAGCGGTGGTCAAGGAGCTCGCCGCGGCCGTGGCCGGGCAGCAGTCCGTCGACGACACCGTGGCCAAGATCCGCGCCGCGGCGGAGAAGAACCTGGAGGTCGCGCGCAAATGA
- a CDS encoding SelT/SelW/SelH family protein, whose translation MTTRVPRLEIEYCTQCRWLLRAGWTAQELLTTFTDELGEVALIPGKGGVFDVRIDGEPVWSRSQEGGFPDLAVLKRAVRDRIAPGRDLGHSDRHEPS comes from the coding sequence GTGACGACGCGAGTGCCACGCCTGGAGATCGAGTACTGCACCCAGTGCCGGTGGCTGCTGCGCGCGGGCTGGACCGCGCAGGAGTTGCTGACCACGTTCACCGACGAACTCGGCGAAGTGGCGCTGATTCCCGGCAAGGGCGGCGTGTTCGACGTGCGGATCGACGGCGAGCCGGTCTGGTCGCGCTCCCAGGAAGGCGGCTTCCCCGACCTGGCCGTGCTCAAGCGGGCGGTGCGTGACCGGATCGCGCCCGGTCGCGATCTCGGCCACAGTGACCGCCATGAGCCCTCGTGA
- a CDS encoding YncE family protein: MKDHGITRRNAMKFAGVAGMSLPALASPAMADDAAGEASGDVLALVEKGDRRLAFFDAGSGKRLSEVVLGDYPHEITADRERRFAYVGHYGVEFANVVGPGASAVFVVDLRARTLVRTIELAPFNRIHGIGMDGSNRLYALSEEKGVLLGFDAPIGTSPSRAVNTGAIKAHMFAVTRSGERAYVTGLLSHTVSMVRPYDAAIAPVTVTPGQLPESCCLSFDERTLYVGARKNPGVVAVDAYTMRVRDELRLPGTDPLRVYAVSEDQLLVTDLANNAISMVSSRLRPIWTATLPGKPSAATTHPRKPIAYVSLLDTAQVAVLDLVRGRVTGTFPTLRQPDAAVLIPG, from the coding sequence ATGAAGGACCACGGGATCACGAGACGCAACGCCATGAAGTTCGCCGGGGTGGCGGGTATGTCACTGCCCGCACTCGCCTCACCCGCCATGGCGGACGACGCCGCCGGCGAGGCGTCCGGCGACGTCCTCGCGCTGGTGGAGAAAGGTGACCGGCGGCTGGCGTTCTTCGACGCCGGTTCCGGCAAGCGGCTGTCGGAGGTGGTGCTCGGCGACTACCCGCACGAGATCACCGCGGACCGCGAGCGCCGGTTCGCGTACGTGGGCCACTACGGAGTGGAGTTCGCCAACGTGGTCGGGCCGGGCGCGTCCGCGGTGTTCGTCGTCGACCTGCGGGCACGCACGCTGGTCCGCACGATCGAGCTCGCGCCGTTCAACCGGATCCACGGCATCGGCATGGACGGCAGCAACCGCCTGTACGCGCTGTCCGAGGAGAAGGGTGTCCTGCTCGGATTCGACGCGCCCATCGGCACGAGCCCGAGCCGGGCAGTGAACACGGGCGCCATCAAGGCCCACATGTTCGCGGTCACCCGCAGTGGTGAACGTGCTTACGTCACCGGTCTGCTCTCACACACGGTGAGCATGGTGCGCCCCTACGACGCCGCGATCGCGCCCGTGACCGTCACGCCGGGACAGTTGCCGGAGAGCTGCTGCCTCAGCTTCGACGAGCGCACGCTGTACGTGGGCGCGCGCAAGAACCCCGGCGTCGTCGCCGTGGACGCGTACACCATGCGTGTCCGTGACGAGTTGCGGCTTCCCGGCACCGACCCGTTGCGGGTGTACGCCGTGTCCGAAGACCAACTGCTGGTGACGGATCTGGCCAACAACGCCATCTCCATGGTCAGCTCGCGGCTGCGTCCGATCTGGACCGCCACGCTGCCGGGCAAACCCTCCGCCGCCACAACGCACCCGCGCAAGCCGATCGCTTACGTGTCACTGTTGGACACCGCGCAGGTCGCGGTGCTCGACCTGGTGCGCGGCCGGGTCACCGGCACATTCCCCACGTTGCGCCAGCCGGACGCGGCCGTGCTGATTCCAGGCTGA
- a CDS encoding YbaB/EbfC family nucleoid-associated protein produces the protein MKTPDEWMRDFESKIADAQAKAAAVQQGLANAEGSASSKDGTVTVTVAPTGALTNLRLTAEAMRLSHSQLAAEIMAVARTAQRSAATQVAETFEQVNGAGSESYQLIAEYLPPAEEQDEEELEPRQYGFEDGSDNAEQPPAPPRPEPPRRPAARPDETDDPEFGNGSIFRG, from the coding sequence GTGAAGACGCCCGACGAGTGGATGCGGGACTTCGAGTCCAAGATCGCCGACGCGCAGGCCAAGGCCGCGGCGGTGCAGCAGGGGCTGGCGAACGCGGAAGGCAGCGCGTCGTCCAAGGACGGCACGGTGACGGTGACAGTGGCACCGACCGGGGCGTTGACGAACCTGCGGCTGACAGCCGAGGCGATGCGCTTGTCGCATTCCCAGCTGGCGGCCGAGATCATGGCCGTCGCCCGCACCGCCCAGCGATCGGCCGCCACCCAGGTGGCTGAGACGTTCGAGCAGGTCAACGGCGCGGGCTCGGAGTCGTACCAGCTGATCGCGGAGTACCTCCCGCCCGCCGAGGAGCAGGACGAGGAAGAGCTCGAGCCGCGCCAGTACGGCTTCGAGGACGGCTCGGACAACGCCGAGCAGCCACCCGCCCCGCCGCGCCCGGAGCCGCCTCGCCGCCCGGCGGCGCGTCCCGACGAGACCGACGATCCCGAGTTCGGGAACGGCTCGATCTTCCGCGGCTAG
- a CDS encoding WXG100 family type VII secretion target, translating into MTEWYEGAGVVESVAGFVDTLTAESEGEGVDVIDAAIGGAGMVVDLVSSAANPLAAVFSAGVGWLLEHVSFIREPLDALLGNPDEINANTHQLKSAALEMKMIAEEHRQDVAAMGGSWSGESNEAFRQNQDTIAAQYEALGKTMDGTAATYALSGALVVELRAMVFDWISDLIGELIAGALIALASAAVTFGGSIAAYCGYAGTRAAMLATKMASRLSRLMAAMKRFGVRLAKLQEKMSGLMKGLEKFADYGDYAKTAYDAVKPYEMPQAQPQTPGVNPGTAS; encoded by the coding sequence GTGACCGAGTGGTACGAGGGCGCCGGTGTCGTCGAGAGCGTCGCGGGGTTCGTCGACACGCTGACCGCCGAGTCCGAAGGTGAGGGCGTCGACGTCATCGACGCGGCCATCGGGGGCGCGGGCATGGTCGTCGACCTGGTCTCCTCCGCGGCCAACCCGCTCGCCGCGGTGTTCTCGGCCGGTGTCGGCTGGCTGCTCGAGCACGTCAGCTTCATCCGTGAGCCGCTCGACGCGTTGCTCGGCAACCCCGACGAGATCAACGCCAACACCCACCAGCTCAAGTCGGCCGCGCTGGAAATGAAGATGATCGCCGAGGAGCACCGCCAGGACGTGGCGGCCATGGGCGGCTCGTGGTCGGGTGAGTCGAACGAGGCGTTCCGCCAGAACCAGGACACGATCGCGGCCCAGTACGAGGCGCTCGGCAAGACCATGGACGGCACCGCGGCGACGTACGCGCTGTCCGGCGCGCTGGTGGTCGAGCTGCGGGCGATGGTGTTCGACTGGATCTCCGACCTGATCGGTGAGCTGATCGCGGGCGCGCTGATCGCGCTGGCGTCGGCGGCGGTGACGTTCGGTGGCTCGATCGCGGCGTACTGCGGCTACGCGGGCACGCGGGCGGCGATGCTCGCCACGAAGATGGCGTCCCGGCTGAGCAGGCTGATGGCCGCGATGAAGCGCTTCGGCGTGCGGCTGGCCAAGCTGCAGGAGAAGATGTCGGGGCTGATGAAGGGTCTCGAGAAGTTCGCGGACTACGGCGACTACGCCAAGACGGCGTACGACGCCGTGAAGCCGTACGAGATGCCGCAGGCGCAGCCGCAGACCCCGGGTGTGAACCCCGGCACGGCCAGCTAG